The segment AACCAATTGAACCGCCGAGACGCGGAGTCGCTGAAGAAGCTAAGTGGCCAGACTTTTACCGCGAAACACGCGAAATAACGCGAAAAGTAGAACACTCGAAGTTGATCCCGGGTGCATCCGCACTCAGTAACTTTTTCGCGCTATTTCGCGTGTTTCGCGGTAAAATTCCTCCTCCGCGTCTCAGCGGTTCAAGAATTTCGCCCTCCGTGTTTTCCGTGCCCTCCGTGGTGAAATCTCCCTCCAGCCCCGCCGTGCCCGCTGAGAGCGCGTGGATTGTTTCGCCCGCGTTTGATTTGCTGTTCTTCGCCAACGTGGCATGGTTGTTGGCGTGGCTGCCAGCGTACAGTTCCGGCGAGGGAATGACGCATATTGATTTCTGGCAGTTGTTCTTCATCACCACGCCGCATCGTTGGATCACGCTGCTGCTTGTGACCGCGGATCCGGATCGCCGCGTCGATCGCAGCGGATTGTTCATCGGCCTCGGCCTCGTAATCGCCGTTGCTGTCGCCGGCGTGTATCTTTCGCTCGGCACGTTTCGCTGCCTAGTGCTCATTGACGCCGTCTGGAACGGCTGGCACTTCGCCTCGCAGCATTCCGGCATCACCCGCATCTATGGGCGCAAGGCCGGCGGCGGGCGGCGCTGGCTGGATATCCACGCGCTCCGCCTGTTTGTGTTTCTGGTCACGCTGCGATTGCTCGGCTGGGCGACCGGCTGGCTGGAGAGCGATTCCACCGGACAACAGTGGCTGTGGTGGTTCGATCGCATCTGGCTCGCCTTCGGCGGCGCGATTCTGCTCGCGGAGGTCATCGACCAGCCCACGGCGCGGCCTGGCAAAGTGATTTATCTCGCCAGCGTTATCGGACTGTACGGCAGCCTGCTCTGGGCAATCAGCGGGCGCCATGGCGACCTCGTCACGCGCCTGACCGTCGCCGCCGCGTTGTTCCATGCCGTCGAATATCTGGCGATCGTCACCAGCTATGCCTGGCGGCGGCGCTCGCAAGGTTCCGAGGGACTTTTCCGGCAAATGGCCAACCGCTGGCTGCTGGTGCTCGCGCTCTATGTGACGCTGCTGGGATTGCTCTCGCATGTCGCCAACACGTCCTGGCGCGAACTCTGGGCCGGCCTGAATCTCTGGGCGGCGTTCATGCACTACGCGCTCGACGGCATGATCTGGAAGCTCCGCAAACCAGCCACCGCCGCGGCCTTGGGCGCGAACAGTTCGCCAGGAGGCGACGCATGAAGGACGCCACGCAACGACATCTGGCCGCCACGACCGTGGGAATGTGCATTGCCGCCGGAGCGCTTTGCTTTGGACATGTCGACGGCGATTTGACCGGGTTGCCCGTCGGGCCGTTCGGGTTTCGTGCGCTGGTCATTGTTCATTTGCTCGCCGTCTGGCCGATCGCTTGGGGCATCGCAGAATTATTCGTCGCGGGCCGACGAACGAACCTCGTCGCTGGAAGAATCAGCGTCGCCGCCGGTGTCGCACTTGCCGCCGCGGTTTATACGGCGGGCGATTCCACCTGGGGCGCATTCAACCACGACCTGCCGCCCAGTTTTGTGCTCGCCTGGCTCGGAAGGGAAATATCGGCCCTTGCTCTCATGCTCCCCTGGTGCGTCGCGGCGCGCTGTTTATTCGCCGGCGAAGCCGATACCGCGCCGAATTCCGCGTGGACATTCCTAGCCAGTGGAGCGCTAGTCGCTACCGCAGTTCCCGCGGTGTTTGCGGACTACCATTTTCGCCAACAAACCACGCAGTTGGAGCAGCGACTGCAAGAAGGCCGACTTGCCGGGCTGCCGATGCTGTCCGCCCAACTCGAGGCCGCCGGCAGCAATCAGTCCGTCGGCGGAATGTCGATCGATCGGCTCCGCGATCTATTGACCGAACAAATCGCCGCCTATCGTCGCGCGCTGAAAGAGCCGTTTCCCGCCGATGCTGCACCGGACCAAGTCGTGCAAAGGGCGGCGCTGATGGCGTCGCTCGGCGAGCCAGACGCCGCGATGACCATCCTCGCGCCGCTCGCCGCGAACAACGCTTCAGCGGCAGTGTTGCTCGGCAGCGTCCTAGACGATATGGGCCGCCACGACGACGCGGCGCAGCGATTTCGTGAGGCGATCACTTTGCTGAAAAGCGGTCCCGCGCCAAACTCGGCTGCGCTCCGCGT is part of the Planctomycetia bacterium genome and harbors:
- a CDS encoding tetratricopeptide repeat protein, producing MKDATQRHLAATTVGMCIAAGALCFGHVDGDLTGLPVGPFGFRALVIVHLLAVWPIAWGIAELFVAGRRTNLVAGRISVAAGVALAAAVYTAGDSTWGAFNHDLPPSFVLAWLGREISALALMLPWCVAARCLFAGEADTAPNSAWTFLASGALVATAVPAVFADYHFRQQTTQLEQRLQEGRLAGLPMLSAQLEAAGSNQSVGGMSIDRLRDLLTEQIAAYRRALKEPFPADAAPDQVVQRAALMASLGEPDAAMTILAPLAANNASAAVLLGSVLDDMGRHDDAAQRFREAITLLKSGPAPNSAALRVQAFDSLAETLRDQHQYVAAEQTYFDAIKAAPAAEAHFRFQLGRHYALGGRSLAALESFERAAELSPEQYSLDRPEVQEQLRPLREGTPGCLLPSSYYYTNPKR